Sequence from the Deinococcus malanensis genome:
GGACTCGCGGAGAAGGAAATCAGGTTCAGCATCTCACCAGCTCCCGGCATGGTCGCCTCACTCGGACTGCTCAAGCAGGTCGCGGAGTTCAGCCTGCGTCTTGGGCACGTCGTACTGCTCGCTGTGTTTCACAATCAGTTCGCGGGCCTGGAAGGTCTGGCCCTCGAACTCCCCACGCACGACCACGCCCTGGTTCTCCTTGAACAGATCACTGACGGCCCCGCGGTACTGGACCGGAAAGCTGGCGCTGCCGTCCGTGACCGTAAAGCGCAGGTCCAGGCTCTGCGGGTCGTACTTCACGGCCTTGACCAGCCCACCGATGCGCACCGGGCGGCCCTGGAGCTGCGCGGCCTGCTGCTGGTATTCGGTCGGCGTCACGAAGTACTCCAGACTTCTGTTGAGGTTCCCGAAGGCGATGAAGCCAGCCAGGCCCAGCAGGGCCGTGATGCCCAGCACGGTCGGCAGTGGATTGCGTTTGCGCCGCCGTGCCTGTGAAAGCGGAGGGGGTGAAGAGCCGGAGCCTGGTCTGGTCATGACGGCCCCTCCTCTCCAGAAGTCTCGTTGGGCATGCCCTTCAGGCGCCACCAGATCCAGACCAGGTAGCCCACCAGCAGCGCCAGCGTCACGCCGTACACGATGACCACATAAGCCGAGTACTTATCCACGTGCGCCCTCCAGGCCCCGCAGGTCTTCCATCAGTTCGCGTTCCTCGCGCGCCTCTTCACGGGCCGCCAGAATGCCGCGTACCCGCAGCAGATACAGGTACAGCAGGGTAAACGCCCCGGTGGCCACCAGCAGGACCCAGCCGTACACCGGCGCCGCCTCAAAGCTGACCTTGCCCAGCAGGCGCAGGGTCTGGGTCTGGTGCACGCCGCGCCACCATTCCACAGCCATGTAGTTCACCGGCACATACAGCGTGCCTACAATGCCGATCACGGCGGACACGCGGGCCCGGCGGTCGGGGTCGTCAATCAGAGTGCGGATCAGCAGGTAGCCCCCATACACCACCAGACTGAGCGCGGTGGTAGTGAGGCGGGCGTCCCAGACCCAGTACGTGCCCCAGGTCGGCTTGGCCCACAGCATGCCCCCCAGGATGGTTGCCAGCGTGAACAGCACGCCGATCTCGGCACTGGCCATCGCCAGCCGGTCCCAGCGCCGCTGACGGCGCACCAGGTACAGCAGGCCGAACAGACCGGTGCCGCCGTAGGCCAGATAACTCAGCCACGCGGAGGGCACATGAACGAACATCAGCCGCACCAGCGAGCCCTGATTCACGTCCAGCGGCGCCATCAGGCCGAGGACAACAGCCACCACCAGGGCCAGCAGCGTGGCGCCGCCCAGCAGCGTTGTCGTGAGGTCTTTTCTCATTACGCTCCCTATTCTGCCCCGCGCCGATTCGCGGGGCCGTGAATACCTGCACCATGCCGCCTGGGGGCCCCGGAAACAAGTGCGACTGTCCCCGAAACTATCCCTCCAGCGCGTAGGGAAACAGCAGTGTGGCCAGAATGACCGTGCCCAGATCGAAGGCCCCGAGGAACGCCAGCCAGCTGGTCACTTCAGGGCTCCATCCGGTCGAAAGGAGGGTCGAGGTCGCCTTGACCGTGGCAATCACCACCGGAACCAGGATCGGAAAGGCCAGGGCCGGCAGCAGGGCCTCACGCGCGCGCAGGCTGACGGTGATGCTGCCGTAGAACGTGGTCCCGGCTGCGAAGCCCAGCACACCCAGCAGGGTGGTCAGAACCAGGGCCGCCCACGGCACCCCCCGACCGGCTCCTGCTGCGCCAAACAGCACCAGTCCCGCCGGCAGCGTGAAAGCCGCGACCAGCAGCAGCGGCCCCAGAAGGCCCAGCAGCTTGCCCAGATACAGGGCGCCGTGCGGGCCGGGATACAGGGTCAGCTGTTCCAGGGCGCCGGCCTCCTGCTCCAGGGCAAAGGCCCGCTGCGCCCCCACCGCCGCCGCCAGTGCCAGGGCGGTCCAGACAGCGCCGGCCGCCGTCCCCGCCGTCTCCTCGACTCCACGCCCGACATTGCCGCCCTGCGCCAGTCCCAGCACCAGCAGCACCAGTCCGGAAAAAAATGCGGTCGCCAGCAGGGTGTCGCGGGTGCGGCCAGCCACCCGCAGGTCCTTGGCAGCCACCGCCATCAGACCGGGCCACCCCGTCCTCTGTTGTGCGTTGTCGTGGATGACGGAACGGCTCATGCCTCAACCAGCTGTCCGCTGCCCAGCACCAGGGTCCGGGGGGCGATCTGCCGGGCCAGGGCCGGCTCATGCGCGGCAATCACCAGGGTTACCCCAATGTGGCGCAGTTCTCCCAGCAGCTCCTGGACCAGGGCGCGTCCGGCGTCGTCCAGGTTGGCAAACGGCTCATCCACCAAGGTGACCGGGCGCCGCAGCAGATGGGCGCGCGACAGCGCCAGCCGCTTGCGCATGCCGGCCGAAAGAAAACGGCCTCTACGGCCTGATACCTTTTCGAGCCCCACCCGCCGCAGCGCACCGTGGACATCACCGGTCTGCCCGTGCATCCTCAGGGCAAACTCCAAGTTCTCGGTGCAGGTCAGGTCCGGGTACAGGCCCGCATCCACCGGCATAAGGTGAACGAAATCACGGACCGCGCGGCTGTCGCGCAGATCGAAATTCATCACGCGACCCTCGCCACGGGTGGGGCGCAGCCCCGAAGCCAGCAGACGCAGCAGGGTGGTCTTGCCTGCGCCGTTCTCGCCCAGCAGTGTCACGCCCTCACCGACCGGCACGTCCAGCGTGACGCCGCGCAGAATGACCTCCCGGCCCAGGCGCAGCCACACGTCGCGCAGTTGCAGGGCATAGGGTGGGGAAGCAGATAAGCTCAAATACGCATCCAGTCCGGCATGATGCTGAAGAAGAACGAGGCCAGACGGGTAAATTCGCCGCTGAGCATCAGCAGGCCCACCGCCACCAGCACGACCCCTCCCACCTTCTCAAAGACCGGGGCGTACCGGTTGAGGCGGCGCAGGTTCAGCCGGTGCCACAGCAGTGCGGCCAGCAGGAACGGCAGCGCCAGCCCCAGCGTGTAGGCGGCCAGCAGCAGCACACCGCTGCTGAGACTGGCGCTGCTGGCTGCCAGGCCCAGGATGCTGCCCAGCGCCGGTCCCAGGCAGGGGCTCCAGCCGAACGCGAATGCCGCGCCCAGGGCCACCGGGCTGTAGTTGCCCGCCCCGGCTAGGGCACGGGTGTCCCGCATCAGGATGGGCAGCCGGATCAGGCCCAGCATCACCAGGCCGAAAAACACAATCAGACCGCCGGCCAGCTGCCCCAGCAGAAACTTGTGGGGGGCCAGCAAGGAGCCCAGCGTGCTGGCCGTCGCTCCGAGGGCAATGAATACCAGCCCGAACCCCCCGATGAATCCAAGCGCCCTTGCCAGCGGCGCGCGGGCTCCTACGATGGCCCCCAGATAGCTGGGCACCAGCGGCAGAACACACGGACTGAGAAACGATACCAGTCCCGCCAGAAAAGCCACGGTCAGCGTCGGAGCGCCTGTGGAGACCATGGGGCGAGTCTAGCGGTTGGCATCAGCTCACGCCGGGGCGCGCGTCCCCCTTGCTCTGGCCCGTCAGGGACTATTCCATCGGGCCCAGATCGCCGGTGAAGGTGCCTTCCCAGGCATTCAGGATCCGTTCGCCCTGCACGAGCAGCACAGTCGGGTACGCGCCGACCTTCAGGGCCCGTGCAAAGGCAGTGGCTTCGGGTCCGCTCCAGGCTTTCAGGCCTCCGGGCGCGGGAGACTTGATGTCCTCCACGTTCACCGCACGCACCGGCAAGCCGCTGGCCAGCACCGCCGACCAGAGGTCACCCAGGTCACCGCAGTCGTGACTGTAAACCACAACCACTTCCCGCCCGGCCGAGGTCCAGGGGTGGGCTGGCAGCGTGTCGCCCAGCCGCACCCGGGCGTCGGCGTGTGAGACTCCCAGGGCCAGCAGCAGCGAGAGCAGCGGTGCACGTTTCATGGCCCGCATGATGCGCCCTTCGGCGCCAGGAATGCATGACCAACATATGAGAGCCCCTTCCCAGGACGCCGGAGCCCATACGGGAAGGCGGTTGGAAAGGGGCAGGTGAACCCGGTGACGTGGTCAGGGCGTGGTTGGCGGGCTCTTTGGTGCCGGGGTGCCAGTTGGAGGTTTGCCCAGGGGTTCGGTCTTCGCTTCGGGGGCTCCGCCTTCGTTGCGTGCAGCTTTCAGGGCGTCCGGGTCCGGCTTCTCGTCGGCCAGGGGCTTGGGCGAATCGTCGGGGGCATAGGCCGGCAGTTCCTCGACATAGATCCGGCGCTGCACCACGTTCTGGGGCGGCGTGAACTCGGTCGCCAGCCGGTTGGTGCTGCGGTCCAGACTGATGATCACAGTCCGGGGGTCGCTGCTGACCCGCGCATAGGACGTCTCGCGGTAGACCGTGGGAGGAGGCGCCTGCGCCTCAGTAGTGGTGTTCGCAGCGTCGCGGTAGCGCGGGTCCAGGAATGCCATCTTGACGCCCGGCAGGTAGCCTGGGTCCGGAGCCTCGTCAAATACGATGCCCGGAGGTGGTGTGAACTGCGTCACGCTGCGCCCGGCGTGGGCCAGCTCCATCATGCGCCTCCAGATAGGTGCATTGACCTCTCCGGAGTAGTAGTTCACCGGCATGTCCCCGCCCTTCTGCTTGCCTACCCACACCGCACCCGTGTACAGCGGCGTGGTGCCGACGAACCAGAAGTCCTTGGGACCGTTACTGGTTCCGGTCTTGCCGGCCACGGGCCAGTCGCCGAACTTCGCCTTGGTGGCCAGGCCGCCCTGTGCGGGGGTCAGGTCATTGACCACCCCCTCGATGAGGTTCAGGCCCAGGTACGCAATCTGAGGCGTCCATACCCGCACGGGTCGCAGTGGGTCATTCGCCGCGTCGTACAGCACCGCGCCGCGGGCGTTGGTCACGCGCGTGATGTAGCGGGGCGCCCGGTAGCCGCCGCCGTTGACAAACGGAGCGTAGGCGGCCGCCATCTTGATTGGGGTCGTTTCCACCGCACCCAGCGCTGCCGCCAGCCCGGTGCCGTCGTTGGGCGGAATCCCCAGTTGGCGGATCTTGGCGAACAGGGTCTCGAGCCCGATACGGTCGGCCAGCCGGACGGTCACCAGGTTCAGGGAGCGGTCCAGCGCCTCGCGAATGGTCATGTTGCGGTAGGTGGTGGCTCCTTCAAAGTTCTGGGGCTCGTACACACCGTCCTTGCAGCCCACTGGGCAGGGGAAGGATACCGGACGGTCCTCCTCGCGGTGGTCCTGGCGCAGGCCGGTAGACAGGGCGGTGGTGTACAGCAGCGGCTTGATGGTCGATCCGATCTGACGTTGTCCCTGCGCGGCGTTGTTCCAGTCGTCCGGTGGCTGCGTGCCATTGAGTTTCTGGCCGACCATGCCCAGCACCTCAGCGGTGTAGGGATCCATGATGGTCGCGGCCAGGGTCGCGCCCGGGGGCAGACCACTCGCCTCGCGGCTGGCGGTTTCCACAGCAGTCTGAATCTTGGGGTCCAGGGTGGTGTAGACCCGCAGGCCACCTGAGCCGTACACCACGTCCTGCCCGAAGGTGCGAACCAGTTCCTGCTCCACCTGCCGGACAAAGTGGGGCGCACGGGTGGAGGTAACCGCCTTGAGTTCCTTGGCAGAAGGGTCCACCAGCTTGGCGCTGCTGATGTTCCCTGCGGCGTCATAGGTGACCTGCCACCCACGCGGCTGTAGTTTTTCCTGCCAGGCCGCGTCGGCCTGTGCCTGGGTGATCCACTTGTCTTCCACCATGCGCGCCAGCAGGATTTTCATGATGGGCCGCACCGCTTTGTAGTCGAAATAGCGTCCGGCTCTGGGCACCAGCGCGGTCAGATAGGCACTTTGGGCCAGGGTCAGGGCCTTGGGCGTGGTGCGGAAGTAGGCCTGCGACGCCGAGTAGATGCCGTACAACTCGACCGGGCCGCCGTCGCCCCAGTAGATGGTGTTCAGGTAGTTCTGCAGAATCTCCTCTTTGGTAAAGGAGCGCTCGATCTGCACGCTGAGCATCCATTCCTTGAGCTTGCGGTCGGGGGTCCTGGCCTGGTTGTACTCTTCGAGCAACAGGGTATTTTTGACCAGCTGATTGGTCAGGGTCGAACCACCCTGCACGTTTTCGCCCTGCGAAAGCCTGCGGAACTGGCGCAGCAGGCCGTAAGGGTCCAGGCCGTAATGCTCGAAGAAGCGCCGGTCCTCATTGCTGATCAGCGCCGAGATCATAAACGGGCTGATTTCATCGAGCGTGACCAGCGTGCGGCTGATGGCCTGCTCGCCGATCTTGGGAATCAGACTGCCCAGCGGGGTGTTGTCGCGCGCGTACACCTTGGTCTCGGCGCCCAATGAGCGGGTCAGGTTATCGAGCTGCCGGTAGTCGGGCAATTCGCGGGCCCATTTTCCGGCGTATGCAGCGGCAACCCCCAGTCCCGCGACCAGTGCGGCCAGCAGGAAGGAGGTCAGGAATTTCAGGAAACGCACCAGGAAGATCATGCGGCAAGCTCCGTTCGGGATGGAATGTGGCGTTGTGGGCTCGGGGCAGGCATCAGTGGCGCCGGGCCTCGATCAGCTGGTTCACGCGCCCGCGCAGGTTCTTTCCGGACAGTGGTTTGTACACCACATCGTCGGCGCCGACCATCCGTGCGTGATCCCGGGTATGGTCATCGTCGAACGCAGTCAGCAGCAGCACCGGGGTGTCTTTGAGCCTGGAAATCCTTTTGACCCGTGAGCAGATCTCGAAGCCGTCCATGTGTGGCATTTTCACGTCCAGTAACATGGCGTCCGGGGTATTGTCCCGCAGGTACTCCAGCGCGGCGCGGCCGTCGCTCATCGTCACAATCCGGTGTCCATCCGCCGACAGAATGACCTCCAGCATGGTCCGGATGGCAGGTTCATCGTCCGCGACGAGAATGGTGTACGGCATATCGCCCATGATAGTGCAGCCGCCTCTTTGTGCATGGTGAGGTGACTCGGCCAGGGAAAGAGGCTTGGGGAAACAGGTCTGCCCCCGGAGCGGCATACCGGGGGCAGACCTGTACGGAGCCGTTCAGGCCGGCCGGGCCGCGCGAGCCTCGCTGGCCAACTGGCGACGCAGGATCTTCCCGACAGCGGTCTTCGGCAGCTCGGTGCGGAACTCCACGCTGCGCGGCACCTTGTAGGCACTGAGTTCGCTGCGGCAGTGGGCGATCACGTCCGCCTCGGTGGCCTGCTGGCCGGGCTTGAGCACCAGGACAGCATGGACGCTCTCGCCGCGGTAGGTATCCGGCACGCCGACCGCAGCAGCCTCCAGGACGGCCGGGTGGGTCATCAGCACTTCCTCGACCTCGCGCGGGTAGATGTTGAAGCCGCCAGCGATGATCAGCTCCTTCTTGCGGTCCACGATGCGGAAATAGCCGTCCTCATCCATGACTGCCATGTCACCGGTGAGCAGCCAGGTGCGTCCGAAGGCCTCGCGCATGGTCTTGGCGGTCTCCTCGGGCTTCTGCCAGTAGCCCAGCATGACCTGTGGACCAGCCACCCACAGTTCGCCGACCTCACCCGGAGCCAGCGGCTGTTCCTGGTCGTTCATGACCACAGCGTCCACCCCTGGCAGTGGCAGGCCAATGCTGCCTTCGTGCTGCTCACCAAAGATGGGATTGACGTGGGTCACCGGGCTGGTCTCGGTCAGACCATAGCCCTCGACCAAGTTGGCGCCCCCGGTGATCTCACGGAAACGGCGCGCGGTTTCCAGCATCAGCGGGGCGCTGCCGCTGATACAGGCCCGGATGGATGTCAGGTTGAATTTCGGCGTATCCGGGTGGTTGTTGATGGCGTTGTACAGCGTGGGAACACCGGGAAACAGTGTCGCGCGGCTGGCCTGGATCTGCGCGAGCACCATCGGGATATCGCGAGCGTTGGGCACCAGCACGATGGTCGCCCCGGTCAGCACACTGAGGTTCATGGCCACCGTCATGCCGTAGACATGAAAAAACGGAATCGCCGCCAGGGTGATCTCCTGACCTTCCTTGAGATCGCTCATCCAGACGCGGGACTGCTCGCTGTTGGCCACCAGATTGCGGTGCGTGAGCATAGCGCCCTTGGGCACGCCGGTCGTGCCGCCGGTGTACTGCAGCAGCGCAAGATCCTGAGGGCGAATCGCCACCAGCTGCGGACGCGGTGCCTGACGGCCCAGCAGCGCCTTGTACCCGTGAACCGTTCCCTCTGCCTTGACATTGACCCAGGTGCCGTCCTTGCGGGCCTTGATGGGGTAAAGGATGTTCTTGGGAAACGGCAGGGCGTCCTGGATCCCCGTCACGATCACGCGTTTGACACCGACGTTGCCGGCGATTTCCTGATAGCGCGGGAAAAACGCGTCGAGCATGAGCAGCGTTTCACTGCTGCTGTCCTGCAACTGGTGCTGCAGTTCGCTTGGGGTGTACAGCGGGCTGGTGTTCACCGCCACGGCGCCCGCCAGCAGCGTGCCGTAGAAGGCCACCACGAACTGCGGACAGTTGGGCAGCATGATCGCCACCCGCTCGCCGGGTTTGACGCCCAGGGACTGCAGGGCGCTCGCAAAGCGCAGGGCATCCTGCAGCAGCTGGCGGTAAGTGGTCCTCGCCCCCAGAAATTCCAGGGCCACCCGGTCCGGGAACTGACTGGCGGCGCGCTCCAGCACCTGCGGCAGCGTGCGGTCGCTGGGCGTGAAGTCGTGTGGAACGCCCGCTTCGTAGTGGGAAAGCCAGGGCCGGTCTGAGGGAAGGGATGGGGTCATGTCACTCCTGAAAAAGGCAGGCGAAGGCCGCGCGCCAGGCGTCAACCCGTCGGCAGGGCTGTGAAGGCTCAATGAAATTGAACTAAGTATAAACTAATTTGCTCTGCCTTCAAGCGTCATGTCAGGGGTAGCTGAGTTTGCCCTTCAGATCACTGCGCCTGTCAGACTCCAGCCATGTGTGCCTCGTTCCTTCGTCGCGGCCCTGCTCTGCTTACCGGTTTGGTGTCGGTTGGGGAAACGCTGTGAGTGTCCTGGTGGTGGGCAGTATCAATGCCGATATCACGGTCCGGGCCGAGCGCATCCCAGGTCCCGGCGAGACCGTGCTGGGTCAAGGTGCCCGGCTGTCCCCCGGAGGGAAGGGGGCCAACCAGGCGGTCGCGGCGGCGCTTGCAGGGGCGGCTGTACGGATGGTCGGTGCGGTGGGGCGGGACGCCTTCCGGGACGTAGCTCTGGCTGGTCTCCAACGCTCCGGGGTTGACCTGAGCGACTTGCAGATCCTGGACGCGCCCACCGGTCTGGCCCTGATTACCGTCGACCCGGCCGCCGAGAATGCCATCACCGTGGCGAGTGGGGCCAACACCCTGCTGAGTCCGGCGCACCTGCCTGAACGGCTGGACGGGTTTACGCACCTGCTGCTGCAACAGGAACTGGGACCTGAGGTGACGCTGGCAGCTGCGCGCCATGCTCAGGCAAGCGGCCTGCGCGTCCTCCTGAACGCGGCACCTGCGCGCAGCCCGGACCCCGAACTGCTGCAACATGTCCATCACCTGATCGTCAACGAACACGAACTGGCGGAGTTCAGCGGGGGCAGCCTGACGGTGGAGGCTTCAGCCCTGGAAGCTGCCGCCCGGAACCTGCTGACGTGTGGGCCTGACACCGCTACGGTTACGCTGGGCGCGCTCGGCCACCTGACCGTAACTTCCGGGCAGACACTGCGTTTCATGGCGCACCCGGTGACCCCCGTGGACACCACGGGTGCGGGAGACACCTTTTGTGGGGTGCTGGCAGCCCGGCTGGACCAGGGCGAAGCCTTACACGCGGCACTGCAGGCTGCGGGGGTGGCAGCCAGTCTGACCTGCACCCGCGCAGGCGCGCAGGATGCGATGCCTCACTGGGCTGAGGTTCAGGCGCGGCTTGGCACCTGATTGTCCTGGGAAAAGTTCTTCCTCACACCAGTCCCCGAACAGCCATCAGCAGACTGCTAGCCTGCGCGCATGATGCGTTACCGCACCTTTGGAGAGGCTGACCACGCCGCGCTGCAGGCGCTGGACCTGCGCGTGCAGCGCGCCACTGATCCGGCCTTCGATGCCCTGCCTGAACGCGAGCGCGAGGGCCGGCTGCACACCAGCCTTCCTGCCCTGAAGTTCTATGAACGCAGCGAGCATTCCTTCGTGGCGCAGGACCCGCAGGGCACCTTGCAGGGCTTCGTGTTTGCTCAGCCCGTGTGGCAGGGCGACCGGCCGGTCGTGCTGATGCGGACCCTTACGCTGGCCCCGGATGCACCGGCCGACACAGCCGCAGGACTGATGCACGCCGTGGTCAAGAGTGCTTACGACACCGCCGTATACGAGCTTCACTACCCGCTGACCCCAGCTTTGCAGGACGCTGCGCAG
This genomic interval carries:
- a CDS encoding response regulator; this translates as MGDMPYTILVADDEPAIRTMLEVILSADGHRIVTMSDGRAALEYLRDNTPDAMLLDVKMPHMDGFEICSRVKRISRLKDTPVLLLTAFDDDHTRDHARMVGADDVVYKPLSGKNLRGRVNQLIEARRH
- a CDS encoding long-chain-fatty-acid--CoA ligase, which encodes MTPSLPSDRPWLSHYEAGVPHDFTPSDRTLPQVLERAASQFPDRVALEFLGARTTYRQLLQDALRFASALQSLGVKPGERVAIMLPNCPQFVVAFYGTLLAGAVAVNTSPLYTPSELQHQLQDSSSETLLMLDAFFPRYQEIAGNVGVKRVIVTGIQDALPFPKNILYPIKARKDGTWVNVKAEGTVHGYKALLGRQAPRPQLVAIRPQDLALLQYTGGTTGVPKGAMLTHRNLVANSEQSRVWMSDLKEGQEITLAAIPFFHVYGMTVAMNLSVLTGATIVLVPNARDIPMVLAQIQASRATLFPGVPTLYNAINNHPDTPKFNLTSIRACISGSAPLMLETARRFREITGGANLVEGYGLTETSPVTHVNPIFGEQHEGSIGLPLPGVDAVVMNDQEQPLAPGEVGELWVAGPQVMLGYWQKPEETAKTMREAFGRTWLLTGDMAVMDEDGYFRIVDRKKELIIAGGFNIYPREVEEVLMTHPAVLEAAAVGVPDTYRGESVHAVLVLKPGQQATEADVIAHCRSELSAYKVPRSVEFRTELPKTAVGKILRRQLASEARAARPA
- a CDS encoding heme exporter protein CcmB, yielding MSRSVIHDNAQQRTGWPGLMAVAAKDLRVAGRTRDTLLATAFFSGLVLLVLGLAQGGNVGRGVEETAGTAAGAVWTALALAAAVGAQRAFALEQEAGALEQLTLYPGPHGALYLGKLLGLLGPLLLVAAFTLPAGLVLFGAAGAGRGVPWAALVLTTLLGVLGFAAGTTFYGSITVSLRAREALLPALAFPILVPVVIATVKATSTLLSTGWSPEVTSWLAFLGAFDLGTVILATLLFPYALEG
- a CDS encoding ribokinase; translated protein: MSVLVVGSINADITVRAERIPGPGETVLGQGARLSPGGKGANQAVAAALAGAAVRMVGAVGRDAFRDVALAGLQRSGVDLSDLQILDAPTGLALITVDPAAENAITVASGANTLLSPAHLPERLDGFTHLLLQQELGPEVTLAAARHAQASGLRVLLNAAPARSPDPELLQHVHHLIVNEHELAEFSGGSLTVEASALEAAARNLLTCGPDTATVTLGALGHLTVTSGQTLRFMAHPVTPVDTTGAGDTFCGVLAARLDQGEALHAALQAAGVAASLTCTRAGAQDAMPHWAEVQARLGT
- a CDS encoding DUF1999 domain-containing protein → MRYRTFGEADHAALQALDLRVQRATDPAFDALPEREREGRLHTSLPALKFYERSEHSFVAQDPQGTLQGFVFAQPVWQGDRPVVLMRTLTLAPDAPADTAAGLMHAVVKSAYDTAVYELHYPLTPALQDAAQQEGANVIGQYAVQHLGSRNGTAPGQQLRPGSA
- a CDS encoding transglycosylase domain-containing protein yields the protein MIFLVRFLKFLTSFLLAALVAGLGVAAAYAGKWARELPDYRQLDNLTRSLGAETKVYARDNTPLGSLIPKIGEQAISRTLVTLDEISPFMISALISNEDRRFFEHYGLDPYGLLRQFRRLSQGENVQGGSTLTNQLVKNTLLLEEYNQARTPDRKLKEWMLSVQIERSFTKEEILQNYLNTIYWGDGGPVELYGIYSASQAYFRTTPKALTLAQSAYLTALVPRAGRYFDYKAVRPIMKILLARMVEDKWITQAQADAAWQEKLQPRGWQVTYDAAGNISSAKLVDPSAKELKAVTSTRAPHFVRQVEQELVRTFGQDVVYGSGGLRVYTTLDPKIQTAVETASREASGLPPGATLAATIMDPYTAEVLGMVGQKLNGTQPPDDWNNAAQGQRQIGSTIKPLLYTTALSTGLRQDHREEDRPVSFPCPVGCKDGVYEPQNFEGATTYRNMTIREALDRSLNLVTVRLADRIGLETLFAKIRQLGIPPNDGTGLAAALGAVETTPIKMAAAYAPFVNGGGYRAPRYITRVTNARGAVLYDAANDPLRPVRVWTPQIAYLGLNLIEGVVNDLTPAQGGLATKAKFGDWPVAGKTGTSNGPKDFWFVGTTPLYTGAVWVGKQKGGDMPVNYYSGEVNAPIWRRMMELAHAGRSVTQFTPPPGIVFDEAPDPGYLPGVKMAFLDPRYRDAANTTTEAQAPPPTVYRETSYARVSSDPRTVIISLDRSTNRLATEFTPPQNVVQRRIYVEELPAYAPDDSPKPLADEKPDPDALKAARNEGGAPEAKTEPLGKPPTGTPAPKSPPTTP
- the ccmD gene encoding heme exporter protein CcmD translates to MDKYSAYVVIVYGVTLALLVGYLVWIWWRLKGMPNETSGEEGPS
- a CDS encoding cytochrome c biogenesis CcdA family protein, translated to MVSTGAPTLTVAFLAGLVSFLSPCVLPLVPSYLGAIVGARAPLARALGFIGGFGLVFIALGATASTLGSLLAPHKFLLGQLAGGLIVFFGLVMLGLIRLPILMRDTRALAGAGNYSPVALGAAFAFGWSPCLGPALGSILGLAASSASLSSGVLLLAAYTLGLALPFLLAALLWHRLNLRRLNRYAPVFEKVGGVVLVAVGLLMLSGEFTRLASFFFSIMPDWMRI
- a CDS encoding penicillin-binding protein produces the protein MRAMKRAPLLSLLLALGVSHADARVRLGDTLPAHPWTSAGREVVVVYSHDCGDLGDLWSAVLASGLPVRAVNVEDIKSPAPGGLKAWSGPEATAFARALKVGAYPTVLLVQGERILNAWEGTFTGDLGPME
- the ccsA gene encoding cytochrome c biogenesis protein CcsA, which translates into the protein MRKDLTTTLLGGATLLALVVAVVLGLMAPLDVNQGSLVRLMFVHVPSAWLSYLAYGGTGLFGLLYLVRRQRRWDRLAMASAEIGVLFTLATILGGMLWAKPTWGTYWVWDARLTTTALSLVVYGGYLLIRTLIDDPDRRARVSAVIGIVGTLYVPVNYMAVEWWRGVHQTQTLRLLGKVSFEAAPVYGWVLLVATGAFTLLYLYLLRVRGILAAREEAREERELMEDLRGLEGARG
- a CDS encoding ABC transporter ATP-binding protein is translated as MSLSASPPYALQLRDVWLRLGREVILRGVTLDVPVGEGVTLLGENGAGKTTLLRLLASGLRPTRGEGRVMNFDLRDSRAVRDFVHLMPVDAGLYPDLTCTENLEFALRMHGQTGDVHGALRRVGLEKVSGRRGRFLSAGMRKRLALSRAHLLRRPVTLVDEPFANLDDAGRALVQELLGELRHIGVTLVIAAHEPALARQIAPRTLVLGSGQLVEA
- the ccmE gene encoding cytochrome c maturation protein CcmE, with the translated sequence MTRPGSGSSPPPLSQARRRKRNPLPTVLGITALLGLAGFIAFGNLNRSLEYFVTPTEYQQQAAQLQGRPVRIGGLVKAVKYDPQSLDLRFTVTDGSASFPVQYRGAVSDLFKENQGVVVRGEFEGQTFQARELIVKHSEQYDVPKTQAELRDLLEQSE